In a single window of the candidate division WOR-3 bacterium genome:
- a CDS encoding 2-oxoacid:acceptor oxidoreductase subunit alpha, giving the protein MQLLSGNEACAIGAIRAGVRFFAGYPITPSTEIAEIMSEELPKIGGIFIQMEDEIASICAMIGASAAGMKSMTATSGPGFSLMQEGIGYAVMTEVPCVIINVQRGGPATGLPTKVAQGDIMSARWGTHGDHPAVALTPWSVAESYSLTIKAVEIAERLRLPVIVLSDEIVGHMREVVSLPKSVAIDTPKKLIKSANDYLHYDDDTNYDAQIAHFGDGYRIHISGLTHRKDGFPTNDPKTIAWKMMRLKNKIDQNKHWLYSFEHLDVDSDTVIISYGSSARTSLEAKQEYESAHSKKIGFLRLIMIWPFPYQQLSEILKNAKRVVVVEMNQGQIIKEIASTVGRNVEVVGVNRVDGELITPEEILAVL; this is encoded by the coding sequence ATGCAATTATTATCTGGTAATGAGGCATGCGCTATAGGTGCAATTAGAGCCGGCGTACGGTTTTTCGCTGGTTATCCGATTACACCTTCAACAGAAATTGCGGAAATAATGTCTGAAGAACTTCCTAAAATCGGCGGTATTTTTATTCAGATGGAAGATGAAATTGCCAGTATCTGTGCAATGATTGGTGCTTCGGCTGCGGGTATGAAATCAATGACCGCAACTTCTGGTCCGGGGTTTTCTTTAATGCAAGAAGGTATTGGTTATGCGGTAATGACTGAAGTTCCTTGTGTAATTATTAATGTCCAGCGTGGTGGACCAGCTACTGGCCTACCAACCAAAGTCGCTCAAGGTGATATTATGTCCGCACGATGGGGCACTCATGGTGACCATCCAGCAGTTGCTTTAACTCCTTGGAGTGTCGCCGAATCTTACTCATTAACGATTAAAGCAGTTGAAATTGCTGAACGCTTGAGATTGCCTGTAATCGTTTTAAGTGATGAAATCGTTGGTCATATGAGAGAAGTCGTCTCCTTGCCTAAATCAGTTGCAATTGATACACCCAAGAAACTAATTAAATCTGCTAACGACTATTTGCATTATGATGATGATACCAATTATGATGCACAAATTGCTCATTTTGGTGATGGTTATCGAATTCATATCTCAGGATTGACACATCGTAAAGATGGCTTCCCAACTAATGACCCTAAAACTATTGCTTGGAAGATGATGCGATTAAAAAATAAAATTGACCAGAATAAACATTGGCTTTATAGTTTTGAACATTTAGATGTTGATAGTGACACTGTCATCATATCCTATGGCAGTTCTGCCCGCACCTCTTTAGAAGCAAAACAAGAATATGAATCAGCCCATAGCAAAAAAATTGGCTTTTTACGGTTAATAATGATTTGGCCATTTCCTTACCAACAATTATCTGAGATCTTAAAAAACGCTAAACGAGTAGTTGTGGTGGAAATGAATCAGGGACAGATAATAAAAGAAATTGCCAGCACCGTTGGTCGAAATGTCGAGGTTGTCGGCGTCAACCGGGTTGATGGAGAATTGATAACTCCTGAAGAAATTTTAGCAGTATTATGA
- a CDS encoding 4Fe-4S binding protein codes for MKKNHPKPVVTKSKSGIEIEVIKEFCKGCGICVEFCPKDVLTIGSDLKVNVSNIEACNGDMLCELRCPDFAIFVTKPKKSK; via the coding sequence ATGAAAAAAAATCATCCTAAGCCAGTTGTAACCAAAAGTAAGTCTGGTATTGAAATTGAAGTTATTAAAGAATTTTGTAAAGGTTGTGGTATTTGTGTTGAGTTCTGCCCTAAAGATGTTTTAACTATTGGCTCTGACTTAAAGGTTAATGTCAGTAATATCGAGGCTTGTAATGGCGATATGCTCTGTGAATTACGTTGTCCTGATTTCGCAATCTTTGTCACTAAACCCAAAAAGAGCAAATGA
- a CDS encoding 2-oxoacid:ferredoxin oxidoreductase subunit beta: MKPEILDYLRLDDRFPHILCPGCGIGSAMNSLVRAINESGLNKNEVCVVSGIGCSSRVPGYLDCDTFHTLHGRAIPSATGVKLARPNMEVIVIAGDGDLLAIGGNHFIHAARRNLDMTVIVINNFNYGMTGGQFSPTTPQGKRAATAPYGCVERAFDICEMAKAAGAVFVARSTTYHTPHLKGLIKQAIKKKGFAVVEVVSQCPTLYGRLNRMGDAVKMLEYFRDNSITASSIQEPKDAEGKFVIGVLHDTEAPEFYEVYKKVVETAQKKK; this comes from the coding sequence ATGAAACCAGAAATCCTTGATTATTTACGATTAGATGACCGATTTCCGCACATTTTGTGTCCGGGTTGTGGAATTGGTTCAGCAATGAACTCATTAGTTCGTGCAATTAATGAATCGGGCTTGAATAAAAATGAGGTTTGTGTTGTCTCAGGTATTGGTTGTTCTTCGCGTGTTCCTGGTTACCTCGATTGTGACACCTTCCATACTTTGCACGGCCGGGCAATTCCCTCAGCAACTGGTGTAAAACTTGCCCGTCCCAATATGGAAGTAATCGTTATTGCCGGAGACGGTGATTTACTGGCAATTGGTGGTAATCATTTTATTCATGCGGCGAGAAGAAATCTTGATATGACAGTAATTGTAATTAATAATTTCAATTATGGTATGACTGGCGGACAATTTTCACCCACAACGCCTCAAGGTAAACGAGCCGCAACCGCTCCTTATGGTTGTGTCGAAAGAGCATTTGATATTTGTGAAATGGCTAAAGCCGCAGGTGCGGTCTTTGTTGCCCGAAGTACAACTTATCATACACCTCACCTTAAAGGATTAATCAAACAAGCCATTAAGAAAAAAGGATTTGCCGTGGTTGAAGTTGTTTCTCAATGTCCGACACTTTATGGTCGATTAAACCGAATGGGCGATGCAGTAAAAATGCTTGAATATTTTAGAGACAACTCAATCACTGCATCTTCAATTCAAGAACCCAAAGATGCGGAAGGGAAATTTGTTATCGGTGTTTTGCACGACACTGAA